In Mustela lutreola isolate mMusLut2 chromosome 1, mMusLut2.pri, whole genome shotgun sequence, one genomic interval encodes:
- the TNNT3 gene encoding troponin T, fast skeletal muscle isoform X4: MSDEEVEQVEEQCEEEEEAQEEEEVQEEEKPRPRLTAPKIPEGEKVDFDDIQKKRQNKDLMELQALIDSHFEARKKEEEELIALKERIEKRRAERAEQQRIRAEKERERQNRLAEEKARREEEDAKRRAEDDLKKKKALSSMGANYSSYLAKADQKRGKKQTAREMKKKVLAERRKPLNIDHLSEDKLRDKAKELWDTLYQLETEKFEFGEKLKRQKYDIINLRSRIDQAQKHSKKAGAPAKGKVGGRWK; encoded by the exons ATGTCTGACGAGGAAGT TGAACAGGTCGAGG AGCAGTGCGAGGAGGAAG AGGAGGCCCAGGAGGAAG AGGAGGTCCAAGAAG AAGAGAAGCCGAGACCCAG acTCACTGCTCCTAAGATCCCGGAAGGGGAGAAAGTAGACTTTGAT GACATCCAGAAGAAGCGTCAGAACAAGGACCTCATGGAGCTGCAGGCTCTCATCGACAGCCACTTCGAGGCgcggaagaaggaggaggaagagctgaTCGCCCTCAAGGAGAGAATT GAGAAGCGCCGCGCGGAGCGAGCAGAGCAGCAGAGGATCCGAGCCGAGAAGGAGCGGGAGCGCCAGAACCGGCTGGCG GAGGAGAAAGCGCGCAGGGAGGAGGAAGACGCCAAGCGGAGGGCGGAGGACgacctgaagaagaagaaggcccTGTCCTCCATGGGCGCCAACTACAGCAGCTACCTGGCCAAG GCCGACCAGAAGCGAGGCAAGAAGCAGACGGCGCGGGAGATGAAGAAGAAGGTGCTGGCTGAGAGGCGCAAGCCGCTCAACATCGACCACCTCAGCGAGGACAAGCTGAG GGACAAGGCCAAGGAGCTGTGGGACACCCTCTACCAACTGGAGACCGAAAAGTTTGAGTTTGGGGAGAAGCTGAAGCGCCAGAAGTATGAC ATCATCAACCTCAGGAGCCGCATCGATCAGGCCCAGAAGCA TAGCAAGAAGGCCGGGGCCCCGGCCAAGGGCAAAGTCGGCGGGCGCTGGAAGTGA
- the TNNT3 gene encoding troponin T, fast skeletal muscle isoform X3 — MSDEEVEQVEEQCEEEEEAQEEVHEPEEVQEEEKPRPRLTAPKIPEGEKVDFDDIQKKRQNKDLMELQALIDSHFEARKKEEEELIALKERIEKRRAERAEQQRIRAEKERERQNRLAEEKARREEEDAKRRAEDDLKKKKALSSMGANYSSYLAKADQKRGKKQTAREMKKKVLAERRKPLNIDHLSEDKLRDKAKELWDTLYQLETEKFEFGEKLKRQKYDIINLRSRIDQAQKHSKKAGAPAKGKVGGRWK; from the exons ATGTCTGACGAGGAAGT TGAACAGGTCGAGG AGCAGTGCGAGGAGGAAG AGGAGGCCCAGGAGGAAG TCCACGAACCAG AGGAGGTCCAAGAAG AAGAGAAGCCGAGACCCAG acTCACTGCTCCTAAGATCCCGGAAGGGGAGAAAGTAGACTTTGAT GACATCCAGAAGAAGCGTCAGAACAAGGACCTCATGGAGCTGCAGGCTCTCATCGACAGCCACTTCGAGGCgcggaagaaggaggaggaagagctgaTCGCCCTCAAGGAGAGAATT GAGAAGCGCCGCGCGGAGCGAGCAGAGCAGCAGAGGATCCGAGCCGAGAAGGAGCGGGAGCGCCAGAACCGGCTGGCG GAGGAGAAAGCGCGCAGGGAGGAGGAAGACGCCAAGCGGAGGGCGGAGGACgacctgaagaagaagaaggcccTGTCCTCCATGGGCGCCAACTACAGCAGCTACCTGGCCAAG GCCGACCAGAAGCGAGGCAAGAAGCAGACGGCGCGGGAGATGAAGAAGAAGGTGCTGGCTGAGAGGCGCAAGCCGCTCAACATCGACCACCTCAGCGAGGACAAGCTGAG GGACAAGGCCAAGGAGCTGTGGGACACCCTCTACCAACTGGAGACCGAAAAGTTTGAGTTTGGGGAGAAGCTGAAGCGCCAGAAGTATGAC ATCATCAACCTCAGGAGCCGCATCGATCAGGCCCAGAAGCA TAGCAAGAAGGCCGGGGCCCCGGCCAAGGGCAAAGTCGGCGGGCGCTGGAAGTGA
- the TNNT3 gene encoding troponin T, fast skeletal muscle isoform X2, with amino-acid sequence MSDEEVEQVEEQCEEEEEAQEEEVHEEVHEPEEVQEEEKPRPRLTAPKIPEGEKVDFDDIQKKRQNKDLMELQALIDSHFEARKKEEEELIALKERIEKRRAERAEQQRIRAEKERERQNRLAEEKARREEEDAKRRAEDDLKKKKALSSMGANYSSYLAKADQKRGKKQTAREMKKKVLAERRKPLNIDHLSEDKLRDKAKELWDTLYQLETEKFEFGEKLKRQKYDIMNMRARVEMLAKFSKKAGAPAKGKVGGRWK; translated from the exons ATGTCTGACGAGGAAGT TGAACAGGTCGAGG AGCAGTGCGAGGAGGAAG AGGAGGCCCAGGAGGAAG AAGTCCATGAGGAAG TCCACGAACCAG AGGAGGTCCAAGAAG AAGAGAAGCCGAGACCCAG acTCACTGCTCCTAAGATCCCGGAAGGGGAGAAAGTAGACTTTGAT GACATCCAGAAGAAGCGTCAGAACAAGGACCTCATGGAGCTGCAGGCTCTCATCGACAGCCACTTCGAGGCgcggaagaaggaggaggaagagctgaTCGCCCTCAAGGAGAGAATT GAGAAGCGCCGCGCGGAGCGAGCAGAGCAGCAGAGGATCCGAGCCGAGAAGGAGCGGGAGCGCCAGAACCGGCTGGCG GAGGAGAAAGCGCGCAGGGAGGAGGAAGACGCCAAGCGGAGGGCGGAGGACgacctgaagaagaagaaggcccTGTCCTCCATGGGCGCCAACTACAGCAGCTACCTGGCCAAG GCCGACCAGAAGCGAGGCAAGAAGCAGACGGCGCGGGAGATGAAGAAGAAGGTGCTGGCTGAGAGGCGCAAGCCGCTCAACATCGACCACCTCAGCGAGGACAAGCTGAG GGACAAGGCCAAGGAGCTGTGGGACACCCTCTACCAACTGGAGACCGAAAAGTTTGAGTTTGGGGAGAAGCTGAAGCGCCAGAAGTATGAC ATCATGAACATGCGGGCCAGAGTGGAGATGCTGGCCAAGTT TAGCAAGAAGGCCGGGGCCCCGGCCAAGGGCAAAGTCGGCGGGCGCTGGAAGTGA
- the TNNT3 gene encoding troponin T, fast skeletal muscle isoform X1, whose amino-acid sequence MSDEEVEQVEEQCEEEEEAQEEEVHEEVHEPEEVQEEEKPRPRLTAPKIPEGEKVDFDDIQKKRQNKDLMELQALIDSHFEARKKEEEELIALKERIEKRRAERAEQQRIRAEKERERQNRLAEEKARREEEDAKRRAEDDLKKKKALSSMGANYSSYLAKADQKRGKKQTAREMKKKVLAERRKPLNIDHLSEDKLRDKAKELWDTLYQLETEKFEFGEKLKRQKYDIINLRSRIDQAQKHSKKAGAPAKGKVGGRWK is encoded by the exons ATGTCTGACGAGGAAGT TGAACAGGTCGAGG AGCAGTGCGAGGAGGAAG AGGAGGCCCAGGAGGAAG AAGTCCATGAGGAAG TCCACGAACCAG AGGAGGTCCAAGAAG AAGAGAAGCCGAGACCCAG acTCACTGCTCCTAAGATCCCGGAAGGGGAGAAAGTAGACTTTGAT GACATCCAGAAGAAGCGTCAGAACAAGGACCTCATGGAGCTGCAGGCTCTCATCGACAGCCACTTCGAGGCgcggaagaaggaggaggaagagctgaTCGCCCTCAAGGAGAGAATT GAGAAGCGCCGCGCGGAGCGAGCAGAGCAGCAGAGGATCCGAGCCGAGAAGGAGCGGGAGCGCCAGAACCGGCTGGCG GAGGAGAAAGCGCGCAGGGAGGAGGAAGACGCCAAGCGGAGGGCGGAGGACgacctgaagaagaagaaggcccTGTCCTCCATGGGCGCCAACTACAGCAGCTACCTGGCCAAG GCCGACCAGAAGCGAGGCAAGAAGCAGACGGCGCGGGAGATGAAGAAGAAGGTGCTGGCTGAGAGGCGCAAGCCGCTCAACATCGACCACCTCAGCGAGGACAAGCTGAG GGACAAGGCCAAGGAGCTGTGGGACACCCTCTACCAACTGGAGACCGAAAAGTTTGAGTTTGGGGAGAAGCTGAAGCGCCAGAAGTATGAC ATCATCAACCTCAGGAGCCGCATCGATCAGGCCCAGAAGCA TAGCAAGAAGGCCGGGGCCCCGGCCAAGGGCAAAGTCGGCGGGCGCTGGAAGTGA
- the TNNT3 gene encoding troponin T, fast skeletal muscle isoform X5, which produces MSDEEVEQVEEQCEEEEEAQEEEEVQEEEKPRPRLTAPKIPEGEKVDFDDIQKKRQNKDLMELQALIDSHFEARKKEEEELIALKERIEKRRAERAEQQRIRAEKERERQNRLAEEKARREEEDAKRRAEDDLKKKKALSSMGANYSSYLAKADQKRGKKQTAREMKKKVLAERRKPLNIDHLSEDKLRDKAKELWDTLYQLETEKFEFGEKLKRQKYDIMNMRARVEMLAKFSKKAGAPAKGKVGGRWK; this is translated from the exons ATGTCTGACGAGGAAGT TGAACAGGTCGAGG AGCAGTGCGAGGAGGAAG AGGAGGCCCAGGAGGAAG AGGAGGTCCAAGAAG AAGAGAAGCCGAGACCCAG acTCACTGCTCCTAAGATCCCGGAAGGGGAGAAAGTAGACTTTGAT GACATCCAGAAGAAGCGTCAGAACAAGGACCTCATGGAGCTGCAGGCTCTCATCGACAGCCACTTCGAGGCgcggaagaaggaggaggaagagctgaTCGCCCTCAAGGAGAGAATT GAGAAGCGCCGCGCGGAGCGAGCAGAGCAGCAGAGGATCCGAGCCGAGAAGGAGCGGGAGCGCCAGAACCGGCTGGCG GAGGAGAAAGCGCGCAGGGAGGAGGAAGACGCCAAGCGGAGGGCGGAGGACgacctgaagaagaagaaggcccTGTCCTCCATGGGCGCCAACTACAGCAGCTACCTGGCCAAG GCCGACCAGAAGCGAGGCAAGAAGCAGACGGCGCGGGAGATGAAGAAGAAGGTGCTGGCTGAGAGGCGCAAGCCGCTCAACATCGACCACCTCAGCGAGGACAAGCTGAG GGACAAGGCCAAGGAGCTGTGGGACACCCTCTACCAACTGGAGACCGAAAAGTTTGAGTTTGGGGAGAAGCTGAAGCGCCAGAAGTATGAC ATCATGAACATGCGGGCCAGAGTGGAGATGCTGGCCAAGTT TAGCAAGAAGGCCGGGGCCCCGGCCAAGGGCAAAGTCGGCGGGCGCTGGAAGTGA